The Chitinophagales bacterium genome has a window encoding:
- a CDS encoding glycine--tRNA ligase produces the protein MAKDNKLQDIISHCKEYGFVFQSSEIYDGLQAVYDYGQNGAELKKNIKDYWWLSMTRMHDNIVGIDAAIFMHPTTWKASGHIDNFNDPMIDNKDSKKRYRVDHLIENFAATLEETAGKALIDQMEALLSNDDFAALKQLIEANNIKCAVSDTCNWTDIRQFNLMFGTQMGSVAEDADMVYLRPETAQGIFVNFLNVQKTGRMKIPFGIAQIGKAFRNEIVARGFIFRMREFEQMEMQYFIKPGTQKEWYEFWKETRKKWHATLGIPDNQQNFHDHVKLAHYADAACDIEYNFPDWGFKEVEGIHSRTDYDLSRHQEFSKKKLTYFDTEENKHYVPYVIETSIGLDRTVMMVLSEAYEEQDLSEGDKKDSRVVLKFAPHLAPIKLAVFPLTKKDGLPEMAQQLMDDCRPYFKCFYEQKDAIGKRYRRQDAIGTPFCVTVDHQTLEDKTVTVRYRDSMEQERIPMDKVKDLVLEKIKQF, from the coding sequence ATGGCAAAAGACAATAAATTACAGGATATCATATCTCATTGTAAAGAATACGGCTTCGTATTTCAGTCATCAGAAATATATGACGGCTTGCAGGCTGTGTATGACTATGGTCAGAATGGCGCTGAGCTGAAAAAGAACATCAAAGACTACTGGTGGTTGAGCATGACCCGTATGCACGATAACATTGTAGGTATTGATGCTGCCATATTTATGCACCCCACCACATGGAAGGCCAGCGGGCATATAGACAACTTCAACGACCCGATGATAGACAACAAGGACAGCAAAAAACGCTACCGTGTTGACCACCTGATAGAGAATTTTGCTGCTACATTGGAAGAAACTGCCGGTAAAGCATTGATCGACCAAATGGAAGCATTGTTGAGCAATGACGATTTTGCTGCTCTGAAACAACTGATTGAAGCAAATAATATCAAATGTGCTGTAAGTGATACCTGCAACTGGACAGATATCCGCCAGTTCAACCTGATGTTCGGTACGCAAATGGGCTCGGTGGCTGAAGATGCCGATATGGTGTACCTGCGCCCCGAAACGGCACAGGGTATATTTGTGAACTTCCTGAACGTGCAAAAAACCGGCCGTATGAAGATACCCTTCGGTATAGCACAGATTGGTAAGGCTTTCCGTAACGAGATAGTGGCGCGTGGTTTCATCTTCCGCATGCGCGAGTTTGAGCAAATGGAGATGCAATACTTCATCAAACCAGGTACACAGAAAGAGTGGTATGAATTCTGGAAAGAGACACGTAAGAAATGGCATGCGACACTAGGCATACCCGACAACCAGCAAAATTTTCACGACCATGTGAAACTTGCACACTACGCGGACGCCGCATGCGATATAGAATACAACTTCCCTGACTGGGGCTTTAAAGAGGTAGAAGGTATCCATAGCCGCACCGACTATGACCTCAGCCGTCACCAGGAATTCAGCAAAAAGAAGCTCACTTACTTTGATACAGAAGAGAATAAACACTATGTTCCGTATGTAATAGAAACCTCAATAGGACTGGACCGTACCGTAATGATGGTGCTGAGCGAAGCATATGAAGAGCAGGACCTGAGCGAAGGCGACAAGAAAGACAGCCGTGTGGTACTGAAATTCGCACCGCACCTGGCACCTATTAAGCTTGCGGTATTCCCGCTTACTAAAAAAGACGGTCTGCCTGAAATGGCACAACAGTTAATGGATGATTGCCGCCCATATTTCAAATGCTTCTACGAGCAGAAAGACGCTATCGGTAAACGTTACCGACGCCAGGATGCAATCGGTACGCCGTTCTGCGTAACGGTAGACCACCAGACCCTGGAAGACAAGACCGTAACCGTACGTTATCGCGACAGTATGGAGCAGGAGCGCATACCCATGGATAAGGTAAAAGACCTGGTGCTGGAAAAGATAAAACAGTTTTAA
- a CDS encoding c-type cytochrome → MRRIKLNVAVLLSVILTYIACKPDPSLDVDATVPENISFSIPEGWPTPFYNFQNNTLTKDGFYLGRKLFYDPRLSRDNTISCGSCHQIFAAFAHDGHAISHGIDGLLGTRNSPALFNLNWHTGFFWDGGVNHIESQPLNPIQNPVEMDENLPNIIAKLQADEKYKQMFVAAWGDETVTSQRIFKSLAQFMGMIVSDHSKYDQYMRGEAALTTAEQNGMKVYNEKCAACHTAPLFSNFSYRNNGLQPSAVNDSGRMRITQQDTDMYKFKVPSLRNLKYTAPYMHDGRFKTIDRVLDHYTTGIYQTPTLDPLLQNGLSLSAQERSDLMAFLNTLNDEVLVTDSRFKEPAN, encoded by the coding sequence ATGAGAAGAATAAAATTAAATGTTGCTGTTTTACTGTCTGTTATTCTAACCTATATAGCTTGTAAACCAGACCCTTCCTTAGACGTAGATGCTACTGTTCCGGAGAATATATCATTCAGCATACCGGAAGGCTGGCCCACTCCGTTCTATAATTTTCAAAACAACACCTTAACAAAGGACGGTTTCTACCTGGGGCGCAAACTTTTTTATGATCCACGTCTCTCCAGGGACAATACAATATCATGCGGTTCCTGCCATCAGATCTTTGCTGCATTCGCTCACGATGGCCATGCAATAAGTCACGGCATTGATGGTTTATTGGGCACACGAAATTCTCCGGCACTGTTCAACCTCAACTGGCATACCGGCTTTTTCTGGGATGGCGGGGTAAATCATATTGAAAGCCAACCATTGAACCCGATACAAAACCCGGTAGAAATGGATGAGAACCTACCGAATATCATTGCTAAACTACAGGCTGATGAAAAGTACAAGCAAATGTTCGTAGCAGCATGGGGCGATGAAACTGTTACCTCACAACGTATATTCAAATCACTGGCACAGTTCATGGGTATGATCGTTTCAGACCATTCAAAATATGACCAGTATATGCGTGGTGAAGCAGCACTAACAACTGCCGAGCAAAACGGCATGAAGGTGTACAATGAAAAATGTGCCGCATGCCATACTGCTCCCTTGTTCTCCAACTTCTCTTACAGGAATAACGGGCTGCAACCCTCTGCCGTAAACGATAGCGGCAGAATGCGTATAACACAACAGGACACGGACATGTATAAGTTCAAAGTACCATCTTTGCGCAACCTGAAATACACTGCCCCCTATATGCACGACGGTCGTTTCAAAACAATTGACCGGGTTTTAGACCACTATACAACAGGCATATATCAAACACCTACTTTAGATCCACTGTTACAAAACGGGTTGTCATTGTCTGCACAGGAACGCAGCGACCTTATGGCCTTCCTCAATACATTGAATGATGAAGTACTGGTAACGGACAGCAGATTTAAAGAACCTGCAAACTAA
- a CDS encoding helix-turn-helix transcriptional regulator yields the protein MNLGVAIKSVRRQLGITQQELSEKSGISQTSLSQIENAVKRPSNKTIQSICTVLEVPEAVLYILAMQDTDVPSDKKNVYDMLFPSIKNLALQIVGNENKEIIENCQAVAV from the coding sequence ATGAATTTAGGAGTAGCGATCAAATCGGTAAGGAGGCAACTCGGCATAACACAACAGGAGTTATCTGAGAAAAGCGGGATTTCGCAGACTTCACTGTCGCAGATTGAAAATGCCGTGAAACGCCCGAGTAACAAGACAATTCAAAGCATTTGTACTGTGTTGGAAGTACCGGAAGCTGTATTATATATATTAGCTATGCAGGATACTGATGTGCCATCAGACAAAAAGAATGTATATGACATGCTTTTCCCATCTATCAAAAACCTTGCACTACAGATAGTTGGTAATGAGAACAAAGAAATAATAGAGAATTGCCAGGCTGTAGCGGTATAA
- a CDS encoding T9SS type A sorting domain-containing protein, whose protein sequence is MRALIVVVITCLLLPLTGIGQPTQVAQECSRSKIFNASAKTTLASPDELKYDVRHVHIDISLDNTSVAIAGKATTTALVTEGNFALYVFELNSKLAIDSVSINGKDAVFVRTDNLVKTFMPSLLQTGDVFSATVYYHGLPDAGSVFFFQSGMNNAPAEEWNSTVTYTLSEPFNSKDWWPCKQYLEDKIDSADIWITVPDSLKAGSNGLLQRVTSLAGNKKRFEWKTTYPIAYYLLSVSVAAYDEYSFTRTMPDGKEVLVQNYLYDRQNVLDSFKNRLDTTGEMLYYFSELFGTYPFHKEKYGHCMAPVFGGMEHQTMTTLHNFNAALVAHELTHQWFGDNVTCGTWRDVWLNEGFASYGEYLFAEKFWGDTAALKYIQKVHDIVLDDTVLTGSIYMSEAEANNPYRIFDGRLSYQKASSVLHMLRYIINNDNLFFSILREYQLQFANKTATTDDFKQLAENLSGFDLQQFFDQWIYGEGYPIYSVIWNQLDDKLLLQIEQQGCVPASVRKFNMPVEIKVIFSGGDTTVRLPDGIDQYTEITIQRKIDNILFDPKDALLNKEVVNRDYALGIRNLPVDVYVYPNPAVNDWKVVNITPGSELLLTDLQGRKIWTKTATDNYGISIPAAGYARGVYLLRIMDNYNKTTSLKLIRL, encoded by the coding sequence ATGAGAGCGCTGATCGTTGTTGTAATTACCTGCCTGTTACTACCGTTAACCGGTATCGGGCAGCCTACACAGGTAGCGCAGGAATGCAGTCGCTCCAAAATATTTAATGCCTCCGCAAAAACAACACTCGCGTCACCCGACGAACTTAAGTATGACGTCAGGCATGTACATATTGATATATCGCTTGACAACACATCTGTAGCTATTGCAGGCAAAGCTACTACAACAGCACTGGTTACTGAGGGAAACTTCGCCTTGTATGTATTTGAACTCAATAGCAAACTGGCCATAGACTCAGTGAGCATAAATGGCAAAGATGCTGTCTTTGTACGTACTGATAACCTGGTAAAAACCTTTATGCCTTCACTTTTGCAAACAGGCGATGTTTTTTCTGCAACAGTATATTACCATGGATTGCCGGACGCTGGTTCTGTATTCTTTTTCCAGAGTGGTATGAACAATGCGCCTGCAGAAGAATGGAACAGTACAGTAACCTATACGTTAAGTGAGCCTTTCAATTCAAAAGACTGGTGGCCATGCAAACAATACCTGGAAGACAAAATTGATTCGGCTGATATATGGATAACTGTGCCGGACAGCCTGAAAGCCGGGAGTAATGGTTTGTTGCAACGAGTAACGTCTTTAGCAGGTAATAAGAAACGTTTTGAATGGAAAACTACCTATCCTATTGCATATTACTTGTTGTCTGTATCTGTTGCTGCTTATGATGAGTATTCTTTTACACGTACTATGCCCGATGGCAAAGAGGTGCTGGTACAGAATTACCTCTACGACAGGCAAAATGTGCTGGACAGCTTTAAAAACAGGTTAGACACTACAGGTGAAATGTTATACTATTTCTCTGAATTGTTCGGCACATATCCTTTTCACAAAGAGAAATACGGGCATTGTATGGCGCCTGTATTCGGTGGTATGGAACACCAGACCATGACTACACTACATAACTTTAATGCGGCACTGGTGGCGCATGAATTGACCCATCAGTGGTTTGGTGATAATGTAACCTGTGGTACATGGAGAGATGTGTGGTTGAATGAAGGATTTGCTTCTTATGGGGAGTATTTGTTTGCTGAAAAATTTTGGGGAGATACTGCAGCGCTTAAATATATACAAAAGGTGCATGACATTGTTTTAGATGATACAGTATTGACAGGGTCAATTTATATGTCAGAGGCAGAAGCAAACAACCCCTACCGCATATTCGACGGAAGGCTCAGTTATCAAAAGGCATCATCTGTATTGCATATGTTGCGGTATATCATTAATAATGACAACCTGTTCTTCAGTATACTTCGGGAATATCAGTTGCAGTTTGCAAACAAAACAGCTACCACAGACGACTTCAAACAATTGGCTGAAAACCTGTCCGGATTTGACCTTCAGCAATTCTTCGATCAATGGATCTATGGCGAGGGCTACCCAATATATTCAGTAATTTGGAACCAACTTGACGACAAATTATTGCTACAAATAGAACAACAAGGCTGTGTACCCGCTTCCGTACGCAAATTCAATATGCCTGTAGAAATTAAGGTGATATTTTCAGGAGGTGATACTACTGTCCGCTTGCCAGATGGAATTGACCAGTACACAGAAATAACCATACAACGTAAAATTGACAATATCCTATTCGACCCGAAAGACGCATTGTTGAATAAAGAAGTAGTAAACAGGGACTATGCATTGGGTATCCGAAATTTGCCAGTCGATGTATATGTGTATCCCAACCCCGCTGTCAACGACTGGAAAGTTGTAAATATTACCCCGGGAAGTGAATTATTGCTCACTGATCTGCAAGGCAGGAAAATCTGGACAAAAACTGCAACTGATAATTACGGGATATCAATACCTGCTGCAGGCTATGCCAGGGGTGTGTATTTACTTCGCATAATGGATAATTACAACAAAACCACTTCATTAAAGCTAATAAGGTTGTAA
- a CDS encoding T9SS type A sorting domain-containing protein — protein sequence MKRLKLFKAVTISFLALLLVSQEGYCSWKTLASMPTPGRWGAMTFAVDNKIFVSGGYVGNFQNKNDLLSYDPVTDKWNFKNGLPGNFIRTEGVTFVINGKAYLGLGAQDYNNFNPSPTYMADLWEYDPVADTWIAKSGFPSAGVSDAAVFVVNNKAYIVGGSEGSAKSAKTWEYDPAADKWKAKADYPGGGIRNGIGFAINSKGYIVGGEVAGTPTNKLYEYDPATDKWTAKKAYPEPSIWGGISLVIDNKAYIGLGADGAIGMSTIYSNHFFAYDQVADDWVYWQGAELTTSRMYSTVTVLNGKAYMGNGWKLDGSNQVFYNDWYAVDPQDILAVEKPATADEVRVYPNPVNNTLYIMSAHQYAAYKLYNVTGQLIMSGSVPADNKIGVHELSAGLYQLQLISRSNDRHYTLVSVQ from the coding sequence ATGAAAAGACTCAAACTATTTAAAGCAGTGACGATCTCTTTCCTGGCTCTATTATTGGTTAGCCAGGAAGGGTATTGTAGTTGGAAGACACTGGCATCGATGCCTACACCCGGCCGGTGGGGGGCTATGACTTTTGCTGTAGATAACAAGATATTTGTCAGTGGCGGATATGTTGGTAACTTTCAGAATAAGAACGATCTGTTGAGTTACGACCCGGTGACGGATAAGTGGAATTTCAAGAACGGGTTGCCCGGGAATTTTATCAGGACTGAGGGTGTCACATTTGTTATTAATGGTAAGGCCTATCTTGGTCTTGGAGCACAGGACTACAACAATTTCAATCCGTCACCGACATATATGGCTGACTTGTGGGAATATGACCCTGTAGCAGATACATGGATCGCAAAATCCGGTTTCCCTTCAGCTGGTGTTTCTGACGCTGCAGTATTTGTAGTAAACAACAAGGCATATATTGTAGGTGGCTCTGAAGGTTCCGCCAAGAGTGCCAAGACGTGGGAGTATGATCCTGCAGCAGACAAGTGGAAAGCAAAGGCAGATTATCCCGGGGGAGGTATCCGCAATGGAATAGGTTTTGCGATCAATTCAAAAGGTTATATAGTAGGTGGCGAAGTTGCAGGTACACCAACGAACAAGCTCTATGAATATGATCCTGCGACAGATAAATGGACGGCGAAGAAGGCCTACCCAGAACCTTCAATATGGGGCGGAATATCGTTGGTTATTGATAATAAGGCATATATAGGTTTAGGCGCAGATGGAGCAATTGGCATGAGTACCATTTATTCCAACCACTTTTTTGCTTACGACCAGGTAGCAGATGATTGGGTGTACTGGCAGGGTGCAGAGCTTACTACAAGCCGTATGTATAGTACCGTTACGGTGTTGAATGGAAAAGCATACATGGGAAATGGCTGGAAGCTTGACGGCTCAAATCAAGTATTCTATAATGATTGGTATGCTGTTGATCCACAGGATATATTAGCAGTAGAAAAGCCTGCAACAGCTGATGAAGTACGTGTGTACCCTAACCCTGTCAACAATACGCTATATATAATGTCGGCGCATCAGTATGCAGCTTATAAATTATATAATGTTACAGGACAGTTGATCATGTCTGGTTCTGTACCAGCAGATAACAAAATAGGTGTGCATGAATTATCTGCTGGGTTATATCAATTGCAACTGATATCTCGCAGTAATGATCGCCACTATACTTTGGTGTCTGTTCAATAG